The following proteins are co-located in the Acinetobacter shaoyimingii genome:
- a CDS encoding DUF1285 domain-containing protein has protein sequence MVKQNDSTSAVSKTLTSDDKNLNSIAQYLKDAQPSHKRSIPPLDQWHPKHCGKMDLKVKANGEWWHEGQLIKRQSLLDLFSTVLWKEEGKFYLKTPVEQIEIEVEDVPLLVNQVDRVEIEGQSYIQLTTTNQDVIIVDEAHPIFMREYASEMRPYVHVRFGINALIQRATFFHLVEMGELVENEHGESVLSLQSGNLHLQLGT, from the coding sequence ATGGTAAAACAAAATGATTCTACATCGGCAGTGAGTAAAACTCTTACATCTGATGATAAAAACTTAAACAGTATTGCACAATACCTAAAAGATGCACAGCCAAGTCACAAAAGGTCAATACCTCCATTAGATCAATGGCATCCAAAGCATTGTGGCAAAATGGATTTGAAGGTAAAAGCCAATGGTGAATGGTGGCACGAAGGTCAATTGATTAAACGACAAAGCCTTCTGGATCTTTTTTCCACGGTACTTTGGAAAGAAGAGGGTAAATTTTATTTAAAAACTCCAGTGGAACAAATTGAAATTGAAGTTGAAGATGTGCCTTTATTGGTCAATCAGGTGGATCGTGTTGAAATAGAAGGGCAAAGCTATATTCAACTGACCACGACCAACCAAGACGTGATTATTGTCGATGAGGCGCATCCGATTTTCATGCGTGAATATGCGAGTGAAATGCGTCCTTATGTGCATGTTCGTTTTGGTATCAATGCACTCATTCAACGTGCGACTTTTTTTCATTTGGTGGAAATGGGTGAATTAGTGGAAAATGAACATGGAGAATCTGTTTTATCGCTACAAAGTGGTAATTTACACTTGCAATTAGGCACTTGA